A genomic region of Betaproteobacteria bacterium contains the following coding sequences:
- a CDS encoding tripartite tricarboxylate transporter substrate binding protein, with protein MQSPRGGFMHQAKHRIGRCAASITLAVATLLAAPAAQSQSNFPDRPIRLIVPFPPGGQTDNVGRHLGVKLTSVIGQQVIVENRSGAAGTIGSAEAASAKPDGHTLVIATSSTHAINPTVMSNVPYDVIADFTPISVLGTGPIAVSVHPVVPARSLKELIAAAKARPGYYSYGSSGVASINNLAGELLKMKAGNLQILHVPFKGSGPSVQNLVGGQIDIVCSTLSAALPHHRSGRIRTLAIMKEERSLGAPDIPTTAELGLPEVIAYTYNIVLAPGKTPQPVVDRLSGAIGKVMADRTFTEVLVRLGVDPSNDASPQRAVTMIRAELAKWQPIIQALGLGADTPIRSASPRR; from the coding sequence ATGCAATCCCCAAGAGGAGGTTTTATGCATCAAGCGAAACATCGCATCGGTCGTTGTGCTGCATCCATCACCCTCGCCGTCGCCACGTTGCTCGCCGCGCCGGCGGCACAATCGCAGTCGAATTTCCCCGATCGCCCCATCCGCCTCATCGTACCTTTCCCGCCGGGCGGTCAGACCGACAACGTGGGCCGGCATCTTGGCGTGAAGCTGACTTCGGTCATCGGCCAGCAGGTCATCGTCGAAAACCGCTCCGGCGCGGCCGGCACGATCGGCAGTGCGGAGGCGGCAAGCGCGAAGCCCGACGGCCATACCCTGGTGATCGCCACCAGCTCGACCCACGCGATCAATCCGACTGTCATGTCGAACGTACCCTACGACGTTATTGCGGATTTCACCCCGATCTCGGTGCTCGGCACGGGTCCCATCGCGGTTTCGGTCCATCCGGTCGTCCCTGCGCGCTCGCTGAAGGAATTGATCGCCGCTGCCAAGGCGCGTCCCGGCTACTATTCCTACGGCTCTTCGGGCGTCGCCTCGATCAACAATCTCGCCGGCGAGTTGTTGAAGATGAAGGCGGGCAACCTGCAGATCCTGCACGTGCCGTTCAAGGGATCCGGGCCCAGCGTTCAGAATCTTGTCGGCGGCCAGATCGACATCGTGTGCTCGACGCTGAGCGCCGCGCTTCCGCATCATCGCTCGGGCCGGATCCGGACGCTGGCCATCATGAAAGAGGAACGCTCGCTCGGCGCGCCCGACATCCCGACCACGGCGGAACTGGGTCTTCCGGAGGTGATTGCGTACACCTACAACATCGTCCTGGCGCCGGGAAAAACCCCGCAGCCTGTGGTGGACAGACTGAGCGGGGCGATCGGGAAGGTCATGGCCGACCGCACGTTCACCGAAGTACTGGTCAGGCTCGGCGTCGACCCGAGCAACGACGCGAGCCCGCAGCGGGCCGTCACAATGA